The genomic DNA CTGAAAAGGGTCGAAGCCGGCCAGGTGCAGCTGTATCTGTACAACCGCGGCGAATCGCGGATCATTGAAATGCTCGGGACCCCGGGCCCGGACACGCAGCGCACGATCACGTATGTTCCCGGCACGTTCACGAGCATGAAGAGTTTCTATACCGGAGGAGTCCAGGACTTCGCGAACTACATGGTGGGTATGGCCCCGAATACGGTGGCATTTGTGTATAAGGACGGGCTTTTCCCCGGGGAGAATCAGGAGGAAGGCGGGGAGGACCTCCGGCGACTCCTGGAAGCCAATGATCCGCAGATGGGTTACGACGCCGGCAGACAGCTGGCCGGCTTTCAGCACGGAATGCTCACCGACCCGGCCTTGCAGGGCACCGAGCAGGTTGGCATCGGTCACAGCTGGGGCTACGTCAACCTCACAAGTTCGGAAATCCACGGGGCGGAATATGACAAGTCCCTGTCCCTGTCCGGGGCGGGGATGCACGAAGAATGGGAGCCGGACGAGGATACTAGTTATTCGAATTACGTTTACGGTACGGATGCCCTGCTCTGGGCACAAAGAAGGGGATTGGTCTGGGATGACAAGATTCCCAGCGAACATGATGCATTCACCAATCACGAGTATGCCGTCCCCAATGAGGGGACCTTCTGGCCTGACAGCACTCCGATTGAGGACCATTCGCTCCCCACAACGAACAGCAAGGACAATGCAGAATTGCTGGAAGATGCGCTCCGAGAGGTAATGCAATGACCCGAGCCAGATGCACCGCCGCAGCAATGATCCTGCTGCTAGGCCTCGTCGGCTGTGCAAGCAACGCGGCGGAGACGCCGACACCAGCAAGTCCTACCGAAGGGAACACATCCGTGGCATCAGAGCTGACCTGGCAGGACGCAAAGGCCCGAACACAGGCCATGGAATTGGAGATCGCCGATTCGCTTCCTTTGGACTTAGTGGCCGGGATCGAGCAAATGCCGGACGGGGTTCTGATCAAGTGTGGTGACTCTGCTGTGAACTGGCACGGCGCGACCACCGTTACTTTGAGTGAGGGAACTGAGCCGGACCCGCTCGTTCGGGAGTTGGAGGCGAAGTACCGGGACAGCCGCTTCCAGATAAAGGTGCGGGACCCCGCACCGGCGGGACATTACGAAGTTCAGCTGCGCTCTCCGGATACGGCCGAAATCTATATCATCGGCGAAGGACTTGATCCCTCCACGATTCGTATTGCCTCCGGTTCTGATTGCTTCCCTTGGCCTGAGGACGAATACATGGGCGGTAAGTTCTAGACGGCGGCCTTCTGGTGCGCAACGGAATGATTCGGGGGCAAGCGGCGGTCGTAGGTGTGATTCTCCTGCTTAACCTTGCAGGCTGCGGTGAGGATTCGTCCGCGCCCGCCGGAGGGGACGAGCTGACCTGGCAGGACGCTAAAGCCCGGACACAGGCCATGGAATTGGAGATCGCCGATTCGCTTCCGCCGGACTTGGTGGCCGAGGCCGAGCAAATGCCGAAGGGGGGGTCTGATCGAGTGCGGTGACTCTTCCGTCAACTGGCATGGCGCGACCACCGTGACCTTAAGTGAGGGAACGGAGCCGGAGCCGCTCGTTCGGGAACTGGAGGCGAAGTACCGGGACAGCCGCTTCCAGATAAAGGTGCGGGACCCAGCTCCGGCAGGACACTACGAAGTTCAACTGCGCTCGCCGGATACGGCCGAAATTTACATCATCGGGGAAGGATTTGATCCCTCCACGATCCGTATCGCTTCCGGCTCCGAGTGCTTTCCCTGGCCTGCGGACGAAACGATCCGGGGGGATTTTTGAGTTCCCGGGCTTTGAAAGGTGGAGGTGTGGCTCGGACACGGTCCGTTGCATCGCTGGTGCTGGTGCTCTGCGTCATGGGCTGCGCTGAGGATTCGTCCGCGCCGGCCGGAGGGGACGAGCTGACCTGGCAGGACGCTAAAGCCCGGACACAGGCCATGGAATTGGAGATCGCCGATTCGCTTCCGCCGGACTTGGTGGCCGAGGCCGAGCAAATGCCGGAGGGGGTTCTGATCCAGTGCGGTGACTCTGCAGTGAACTGGCACGGTGCGACCACCGTGACCTTAAGTGAGGGAACGGAGCCGGAGCCGCTCGTTCGGGAGTTGGAGGCGAAGTACCGGGACAGCCGCTTCGACATCAAGGTGCGGGACCCAGCTCCGGCAGGACACTACGAAGTCCAGTTGCGTTCTCCGGATACAGCGGAGATCTACTTCATAAAAAGGGGAGTGGAACCCGGCACGATTCGTATTGCCTCCGGTTCTGACTGCTTTCCCTGGCCTGAGGGCGAATACATGGGCGGCAAGTTCTAGCGGCCGGCCTACCGGAACGCGCCGATTCCGGTAATGTGCTGGCCCAGGATCAGGGTGTGGACCTCATCGGTGCCCTCATAGGTGCGGACTGATTCGAGGTTATTGGCGTGCCGCAGCGGTGAATAGTCCAGCGTGATGCCGTTGCCGCCCAGAATCGCCCGGGCGTCGCGGCAGATTGTGATGGCCTCGCGCACGTTGTTCAGCTTGCCTACGGAAATCTGTACCGGTTCCAGCGTTCCGGCGTCCTTCATCCGCCCGGTGTGGATGGCCAGCAGCACGCCCTTCTGGATCTCCAAGAGCATGTTCACCAGCTTCTCCTGCGTGATTTGGTAAGCCGCCAGGGGCTTGTCGAACTGCAGCCGCTCCAGTGAATAGGCCAGCGCCGCCTCATAGCTGTCCCTGGCCGCGCCCATGGCACCCCACAGGATCCCGTAGCGGGCCTCGTTCAGGCAGGAGAACGGTCCGCGCAGGCCCTTCGCGCCGGGCAGTACCGCCGTCTCCGGCAGCCGGACATCCTCCAGGAACACATCGCACTGGATGGAGGCACGCATGGACAGCTTCGGTTCAATCGGCACAGCCGTGAATCCGGGGGTATCCGTGGGCACCAGGAACCCGCGGATCCCGTCAGCAGTCTGCGCCCACACCACTGCAAGGTCCGCAATGGAAGCCAGCCCGATCCAGCGTTTGGCGCCGCTGAGAACCCACCCCTCGCCGTCGTGCTCCGCGAAGGTGGCCATGCTGGAAGGATCCGAGCCCGCGGTGGGTTCGGTGAGTCCGAAGCAGCCGATCAGCTCGCCGGCGGCCATGCCGGGCAGATACCGGTTCTTCTGCTCCTCCGAGCCAAATTTGTGGATAGCGGTCATGGCCAGTGACCCCTGGACGGAGACGAAGGTGCGCAGCCCGGAATCCCCGGCTTCCAGTTCCATGGCAGCCAGGCCGTATTCCACGGCGGAGCGGCCCGGGCACCCGTAGCCCTCCAGATGCATGCCCAGCAGGCCCAGGCTGCCCAGCTCCCGGACAATCTCCACGGGGAACACCGCGTCCTCATACCAGTCCTTGATGTTGGGCCGGATACGCTCGTCCACGAAGCTGCGCACCTGCTCGCGCAGCGTTCGTTCCTCCGCGGTCAGCAGCGCGTCCAGTCCCAGCACATCGGACGCGGTCCGCAGGGTATCTGCCGCGGACGGGGATGTTTCCCCGGTATCAGTGCCTGCGGTCGGAATGCCGTCTGCTGCGGGAATGTTCATGTGCCGATCCTCCTTGGGCGCCGGGCATGGGGTGCCGGCTCCCGAACGCGTTAACTGTCGTCTGGATCACACTACTATTTGAGGCGCAGTAGTATTCGTGCATGACTGAGGCCTATTTGATTTCCGGTGTCCGCACGCCCGTGGGCCGCTACGGCGGCTCCCTGTCCGGGGTTCGGCCCGACGATCTGGCCGCGCTCGTGCTCGGCGACGCCGTTGCCCGTGCCGGCGTGAACCCGGCCGATGTGGACGAGGTGATCCTGGGCTGCACCAACCAGGCCGGGGAGGACAACCGGAACGTGGCCCGCATGG from Arthrobacter zhangbolii includes the following:
- a CDS encoding acyl-CoA dehydrogenase family protein; this translates as MNIPAADGIPTAGTDTGETSPSAADTLRTASDVLGLDALLTAEERTLREQVRSFVDERIRPNIKDWYEDAVFPVEIVRELGSLGLLGMHLEGYGCPGRSAVEYGLAAMELEAGDSGLRTFVSVQGSLAMTAIHKFGSEEQKNRYLPGMAAGELIGCFGLTEPTAGSDPSSMATFAEHDGEGWVLSGAKRWIGLASIADLAVVWAQTADGIRGFLVPTDTPGFTAVPIEPKLSMRASIQCDVFLEDVRLPETAVLPGAKGLRGPFSCLNEARYGILWGAMGAARDSYEAALAYSLERLQFDKPLAAYQITQEKLVNMLLEIQKGVLLAIHTGRMKDAGTLEPVQISVGKLNNVREAITICRDARAILGGNGITLDYSPLRHANNLESVRTYEGTDEVHTLILGQHITGIGAFR